A part of Candidatus Eremiobacteraceae bacterium genomic DNA contains:
- a CDS encoding sialidase family protein yields MQTLASVVATALVFTFSSTISSAATLVRVSSDPFTNAASQHRTEVEPDTFSFGDTIVSAFQTGRVVPGGSADIGYATSSDGGMTWGFGFLPGITKAQNPSNRFDAVSDPSVGYDAAHAVWMIASLPLSNTRPTSPAILISRSPDGKAWAKPVGIAPRSQSADKPWVVCDDWTTSRFYGNCYAEWDEPFAGDEVFMDTSRDGGATWSGPLPTANQDGGLGGQPLVLPNGNVVVPFEGFNGIVAFRSTDGGKHWGGAQTVTSEFFHAEAAGLRSSPLPSAAQDASGRIYVAWPDCRFRRNCAENDIVYTTSADGKTWTAPARVPIDAVTSSVDHFIPGIGIQPATSGANAGIGLTFYFFSKSNCTMTSCQLGVGFVSSHNGGKSWNTAQVLAGPMNVRWLANSQNGLMVADYIATAFVHDLAYSVFAVADKPSGGLFDEAMYAPAGGLSIPLFGPQLTAANDRAYLDPRFRYHWRPLPPKAQRRAEKEGR; encoded by the coding sequence ATGCAAACGCTGGCTTCCGTCGTAGCGACAGCCCTGGTCTTCACGTTCAGTTCCACGATAAGTTCTGCGGCGACGCTCGTCAGAGTCTCAAGCGATCCGTTCACCAACGCTGCGAGCCAACACCGGACCGAAGTCGAGCCCGATACGTTTTCGTTCGGCGACACGATCGTCAGCGCGTTTCAAACCGGACGCGTCGTGCCCGGCGGATCGGCCGACATCGGTTACGCGACGTCGTCCGATGGCGGGATGACGTGGGGCTTTGGTTTTCTGCCGGGCATAACGAAGGCGCAGAACCCGTCCAACCGGTTCGACGCAGTGAGCGATCCTTCGGTCGGCTACGATGCAGCGCACGCGGTGTGGATGATCGCCTCGCTGCCGCTCTCGAACACGCGGCCGACGTCGCCCGCGATCCTGATAAGCCGTTCGCCCGACGGCAAGGCGTGGGCCAAGCCGGTCGGCATCGCGCCGCGTTCTCAGTCGGCCGACAAGCCGTGGGTCGTCTGCGACGATTGGACCACGAGTAGATTTTACGGCAACTGCTATGCCGAGTGGGATGAACCGTTCGCCGGTGACGAGGTCTTCATGGACACGTCACGCGACGGCGGTGCGACCTGGTCCGGGCCGTTGCCCACGGCAAATCAAGACGGAGGCTTGGGCGGTCAGCCGCTGGTCCTCCCCAACGGAAACGTCGTGGTTCCCTTCGAGGGCTTCAACGGCATCGTTGCGTTCAGGTCGACCGACGGCGGCAAACACTGGGGCGGCGCGCAGACGGTCACATCCGAGTTCTTCCACGCGGAAGCTGCCGGACTGCGATCGAGTCCGCTGCCGAGCGCCGCGCAAGATGCGTCCGGAAGGATCTATGTCGCCTGGCCGGACTGTCGCTTCCGCCGCAACTGCGCGGAGAACGATATCGTATACACGACGTCCGCGGACGGCAAGACGTGGACCGCGCCTGCTCGTGTTCCGATCGACGCGGTGACGAGCAGCGTCGACCATTTCATTCCCGGCATCGGCATTCAACCGGCGACGTCCGGTGCGAACGCCGGCATCGGGTTGACATTTTACTTTTTCTCGAAATCGAACTGCACGATGACGTCATGCCAGCTCGGCGTCGGGTTTGTCTCGTCGCACAACGGCGGTAAGAGTTGGAACACCGCTCAGGTCTTGGCGGGGCCGATGAATGTGCGGTGGCTTGCCAACAGTCAGAACGGACTGATGGTAGCCGACTACATCGCGACTGCGTTTGTGCACGACCTGGCCTACAGCGTTTTCGCTGTCGCCGATAAACCGTCCGGCGGCCTCTTCGACGAAGCGATGTACGCGCCGGCGGGCGGCCTTTCCATTCCGCTGTTCGGCCCGCAGCTGACGGCGGCGAACGATCGCGCTTACCTGGATCCGCGGTTCCGGTATCACTGGCGTCCGCTGCCGCCGAAAGCTCAGCGGCGCGCTGAAAAAGAGGGGCGCTAG
- a CDS encoding aldo/keto reductase, whose translation MVARKRFGSGGPLVSVIGQGTWPLPDRDALRHGIALGLTHIDTAEMYGDGRSEEIVGEAIAGVPRADLFLVSKVLPQNADAKGVIRACERSLRRMRTDYLDCYLLHWRGSVPIEETMAALERLVESGKIRSLGVSNLDPWDLREAAAALRSNAIACDQVLYNLEERTIEDHELPWARENGAAIVAYTPLGKPTLDAKKKRYAAVAQIAATRGVSAQAVALAFLIRDERVFAIPKASRIEHVAANAAAAALTLDEDEIAAIDAAHPKRRRVGALPTN comes from the coding sequence ATGGTCGCTCGTAAGCGATTCGGTTCCGGCGGGCCGCTCGTCTCCGTGATAGGTCAGGGGACGTGGCCGCTGCCTGACCGCGATGCGCTGCGCCACGGGATCGCGCTCGGCCTCACCCACATCGACACGGCTGAGATGTACGGTGACGGACGCTCTGAAGAGATCGTCGGCGAGGCGATCGCAGGCGTGCCGCGTGCAGATCTGTTCCTCGTCTCGAAAGTGCTGCCTCAGAACGCCGATGCGAAGGGCGTCATCCGCGCATGCGAACGCTCGCTGCGGCGAATGCGGACGGACTATCTCGACTGCTACTTGCTGCATTGGCGCGGCAGCGTGCCGATCGAGGAGACGATGGCGGCGCTTGAACGGCTCGTCGAATCAGGGAAGATCCGCTCGCTCGGCGTCAGCAATCTCGATCCGTGGGATTTGCGGGAAGCCGCAGCGGCGCTGCGATCGAACGCGATCGCTTGCGATCAAGTCCTCTATAATCTCGAAGAGCGCACCATCGAGGATCACGAGCTGCCGTGGGCACGCGAAAACGGCGCCGCGATCGTCGCATACACGCCGCTCGGCAAACCGACGCTCGACGCGAAGAAGAAGCGGTATGCAGCCGTCGCGCAGATCGCGGCCACGCGCGGCGTGAGCGCGCAAGCCGTGGCGCTTGCGTTTCTCATCAGGGACGAGCGCGTCTTCGCGATTCCCAAAGCATCGCGCATCGAGCACGTGGCGGCGAACGCCGCCGCGGCGGCCCTCACGTTGGATGAAGATGAAATCGCGGCGATCGACGCCGCGCATCCGAAACGCCGCCGCGTCGGTGCGCTGCCGACGAACTGA
- a CDS encoding VOC family protein, translating into MSNGFLGFDHIDLRVRSLPAVEAFYDDFLPKLGLTRKRFAHVDAGGEWHEPNDERPYNAAEYYEEPKIGTAAFFIGVIEDLATRPTATRVAFRVASRADLDMWQRELASIGAVRVEPSAEMETYPALFFEDAAGTRLELCARRPHAGGE; encoded by the coding sequence ATGTCCAACGGATTTCTCGGTTTCGACCATATCGATCTTCGGGTGAGGTCGCTACCCGCCGTCGAAGCCTTCTATGACGACTTTCTTCCGAAACTCGGGCTCACGCGCAAGCGGTTCGCGCACGTAGACGCCGGCGGCGAGTGGCACGAGCCAAACGACGAGAGGCCCTACAACGCCGCAGAATATTATGAAGAGCCAAAGATCGGCACGGCTGCATTCTTCATCGGGGTGATCGAGGATCTCGCGACGCGGCCGACGGCAACACGCGTCGCGTTCCGCGTCGCATCTCGCGCTGATCTCGACATGTGGCAACGCGAGCTCGCGTCGATCGGCGCGGTTCGCGTCGAGCCGTCCGCTGAGATGGAGACATACCCGGCGCTGTTCTTTGAAGACGCGGCGGGAACGCGGCTGGAGTTGTGCGCGCGCCGTCCGCACGCGGGCGGCGAATGA
- a CDS encoding zinc-dependent metalloprotease, translating to MITRVLFALACCSLMAVLTEAAAFADDASGDTGPAAYAKFVDGASVQNGLFNVIRKDGKVYIDIAAAQLGQDFVQTAETANGLGGYNFIPGGIGSYARIIRFTRSDDKIVATWPNTYFLASGNDAAKRAVDQTFADSPVAVAPIVAEDSATGRVIFDASFLLGDVDNIAAQLKQITGPDDPDHAYHLDTDRTLFGPTKAFPQNIIVDADQTWATDSPNTIDNVPDPRSLRIRVVYNFAQPPNDGDYMPRLADDRVGFFDAAYLDYGNDVHASRIVRYVVRWNMQPSDPSKPLSPAKHPMVYYLSNTIPTAYRDAVRRSLLTWNAAFEKIGISDAVQVKDQPDDPNWDPDDIRYNTVIWMTESNSGGYAAENPVFDPRTGQMFRTNIVIDADVLQFSNVTAQMFVDPVAGSAGIQFPAMEREYAVGKRLQAGYGKVALDVMGRPLTGAALTEFNDELLESFIVHESGHGMGLQHNFIGSLAFSAKQLHSKSFTSRYGVASSVMEYAPLNLWPIGEPQGTYWQTVLGPYDYYVIHWGYARVPGARTPQDEVPVLNRWAQSWTNPSLRFASDEDVSYADAHAVDPRVAQWDLTNDPLTWYASQLHLAHQVLDKLDATWPKPGRSFDDERAAFEYAFGYVNLIATQPEHFIAGEYLSRSHAGDPGAAAPLAQVARSDERRAYDLLDRYLFSDDAWHFSPSTLNRLVYSEWETQQGGQWAYNPPRRHDEPVVEAVTSLQRRTLATMFQPLMLQRLDDLPLKAKAGTTMTLSDLFDWTQASVYGDLGSSRVGSTGVIHRSLQQWYARMLAMLWLTPPEGTPYDAQALARHELVGLRDELRSATSRSGLDELTRAHLESLADVVSRALDARQVIPLKPI from the coding sequence ATGATCACACGCGTCTTGTTTGCATTGGCTTGCTGTTCGCTGATGGCGGTGCTGACGGAGGCGGCGGCTTTTGCCGACGACGCATCGGGAGACACCGGACCGGCTGCGTATGCGAAGTTCGTCGACGGGGCATCGGTCCAAAACGGACTTTTCAACGTCATCCGCAAGGACGGTAAGGTCTACATCGACATAGCCGCGGCGCAGTTGGGGCAAGATTTTGTGCAGACGGCCGAAACGGCGAACGGCCTAGGCGGCTACAACTTCATCCCCGGCGGCATCGGCTCGTATGCGCGTATCATCCGATTCACGCGCAGCGATGACAAGATCGTCGCGACCTGGCCGAACACCTATTTCCTCGCGTCGGGAAACGACGCGGCGAAGCGCGCGGTGGATCAGACCTTTGCCGACTCGCCCGTCGCGGTCGCTCCGATCGTCGCCGAGGATAGCGCAACGGGTCGCGTGATCTTCGATGCGTCGTTTCTGCTCGGCGACGTGGACAACATCGCCGCGCAATTGAAGCAGATCACAGGACCGGACGATCCGGATCACGCGTACCACTTGGATACCGACCGCACGCTGTTCGGCCCGACGAAGGCGTTTCCTCAGAACATCATCGTCGATGCGGACCAGACATGGGCGACAGACTCTCCCAACACGATCGATAACGTTCCGGACCCGCGCAGCTTGCGGATTCGCGTCGTCTACAATTTCGCGCAACCGCCGAACGATGGCGACTACATGCCGCGGCTCGCCGATGACCGCGTGGGGTTCTTCGATGCGGCCTACCTCGACTACGGCAACGACGTCCACGCGTCGCGCATCGTACGCTACGTCGTTCGATGGAACATGCAGCCATCCGATCCTTCGAAGCCGCTCTCGCCGGCGAAGCACCCGATGGTCTACTATTTGTCCAACACGATTCCGACGGCATACCGCGATGCGGTGCGGCGTTCGCTGCTGACATGGAATGCGGCGTTCGAGAAGATCGGGATCAGCGACGCCGTGCAGGTCAAGGACCAGCCGGATGATCCGAACTGGGATCCCGACGACATCCGCTACAACACCGTGATCTGGATGACCGAGTCGAATTCGGGGGGCTACGCAGCCGAGAACCCGGTCTTCGATCCGCGGACCGGACAAATGTTCCGGACCAATATCGTCATCGACGCTGACGTGCTGCAATTCTCCAACGTCACGGCGCAGATGTTCGTCGATCCGGTCGCGGGCAGCGCGGGCATTCAATTTCCAGCTATGGAGCGCGAATACGCCGTCGGGAAGCGCCTGCAGGCCGGATACGGCAAGGTGGCGCTGGACGTGATGGGACGTCCTCTGACGGGCGCTGCACTGACTGAATTCAACGACGAACTTCTCGAGTCGTTCATCGTGCACGAGTCCGGGCACGGCATGGGTCTGCAGCACAACTTCATCGGATCGCTCGCATTCAGTGCGAAGCAGCTGCACAGCAAGTCGTTCACGTCGCGCTACGGCGTGGCCTCATCGGTGATGGAATATGCGCCGCTAAATCTCTGGCCGATCGGAGAACCCCAGGGAACGTACTGGCAGACGGTCTTGGGGCCGTACGATTACTACGTGATCCACTGGGGTTACGCGAGGGTTCCGGGTGCAAGAACGCCGCAAGATGAGGTTCCGGTACTCAACCGCTGGGCGCAATCGTGGACGAACCCTTCACTCAGGTTCGCGAGCGACGAAGACGTTTCGTACGCCGACGCGCACGCCGTGGACCCGCGCGTGGCGCAGTGGGACCTTACGAACGATCCGCTCACATGGTATGCTTCGCAACTTCACTTGGCTCATCAGGTCCTCGATAAGTTGGACGCGACGTGGCCGAAGCCGGGCCGGAGTTTCGACGACGAGCGGGCGGCGTTTGAGTATGCGTTCGGGTACGTCAACCTCATCGCGACGCAGCCGGAGCACTTCATCGCGGGAGAGTACCTCTCGCGATCGCACGCGGGCGATCCGGGTGCTGCGGCGCCGTTGGCCCAAGTCGCTCGATCGGACGAGCGACGCGCGTACGACCTGCTCGATCGTTATCTGTTCTCGGACGACGCTTGGCATTTCTCACCGTCGACGCTCAACCGGCTCGTCTATAGCGAATGGGAAACGCAACAGGGCGGGCAATGGGCTTACAATCCGCCGCGGCGCCACGACGAGCCCGTCGTCGAAGCCGTCACATCGCTGCAGCGTCGCACGTTGGCGACGATGTTCCAACCCCTCATGCTGCAGCGCCTCGATGATCTTCCGCTCAAGGCGAAAGCGGGAACGACGATGACCCTTTCCGACCTCTTCGATTGGACTCAGGCATCGGTCTACGGAGATCTCGGGTCTTCCCGCGTCGGGTCGACGGGCGTCATCCATCGTTCGTTGCAGCAATGGTACGCTCGCATGCTCGCGATGCTTTGGCTCACGCCGCCCGAGGGGACGCCGTACGACGCGCAAGCGCTTGCGCGTCACGAACTCGTCGGGCTTCGCGATGAACTCCGCTCGGCCACGTCGCGTTCGGGACTCGATGAACTCACGCGCGCGCACCTGGAAAGTCTAGCGGATGTCGTTTCCCGTGCCCTTGACGCTCGCCAGGTCATCCCGCTCAAGCCGATTTAA
- a CDS encoding aminotransferase class I/II-fold pyridoxal phosphate-dependent enzyme has translation MLSPFKLERYFARYEFTAPYLLCASDCEALSLEELLQLEPEAEKALRALRLGYVEPNGSLSIRECVAALFDGVAPDDVLLHAGSSEAIYAFMLCALNPGDHVIVQYPCYQSHYEVAKSIGCELTLWGGDERRGWELDIEFLRTAIQPNTRAVMLTAPHNPTGYLMSRAALDEMVSIVSSRGIYLFCDEIFRFIEQDAAQRLPGAAGLYERAVSIGGLSKTFGLPGVRVGWAVSHDRALLAKMMRLKDYLSLCNGATDEFLAGIALRHRAELHRRNLEIIIENLRLVEAFLERRADLFAWQRPRAGTVGLVRYLAPEGTAAFCERVVRACGVLLLPSAELEFGDSHFRIGFGRRDLPGCLARLEGYVNGRS, from the coding sequence ATGCTTTCGCCGTTCAAGCTAGAGCGGTATTTCGCGCGCTATGAATTCACCGCGCCCTATCTTCTGTGCGCGTCGGATTGCGAGGCGCTGTCGCTCGAAGAGCTGCTTCAGCTCGAGCCCGAGGCCGAGAAGGCGTTGCGCGCCTTACGCCTGGGATATGTCGAACCCAACGGTTCGCTCTCTATCCGCGAGTGCGTTGCTGCGCTCTTCGATGGGGTTGCGCCGGACGACGTCTTGCTGCACGCGGGAAGTTCAGAAGCGATCTACGCGTTCATGCTGTGCGCGCTGAACCCAGGCGATCACGTCATCGTCCAATATCCGTGTTACCAGTCGCACTACGAAGTCGCCAAGAGCATCGGCTGCGAATTGACGCTGTGGGGCGGCGACGAACGGCGCGGCTGGGAGCTGGATATTGAGTTCCTTCGGACCGCGATCCAACCGAACACGCGTGCAGTCATGCTGACGGCTCCGCACAATCCGACCGGATATCTCATGAGCAGGGCCGCGCTGGACGAGATGGTGTCGATCGTGAGCTCGCGCGGTATCTACCTTTTCTGCGATGAGATATTCCGCTTCATCGAACAGGATGCGGCACAGCGACTGCCCGGAGCAGCAGGGCTGTACGAACGAGCGGTCTCCATCGGCGGGCTTTCCAAGACGTTTGGACTGCCGGGCGTGCGGGTCGGGTGGGCCGTCAGTCACGACCGCGCGCTGCTCGCGAAGATGATGCGCCTCAAGGATTACCTGAGCCTCTGCAACGGTGCGACCGATGAGTTCCTCGCCGGCATAGCGCTGCGTCATCGCGCGGAGCTGCACCGCCGAAACCTTGAGATCATCATCGAGAATCTTCGACTCGTCGAAGCGTTTCTCGAGCGCCGAGCCGACCTCTTCGCTTGGCAACGCCCGCGAGCGGGAACGGTCGGACTCGTGCGTTATCTCGCGCCGGAGGGCACGGCTGCATTCTGCGAGCGCGTCGTGCGCGCGTGCGGAGTTCTGCTGCTTCCGAGCGCCGAGCTGGAATTCGGCGACAGCCACTTTCGGATCGGCTTCGGCCGCCGCGATCTACCGGGCTGCCTTGCGCGACTCGAGGGTTACGTCAATGGTCGCTCGTAA